From Balaenoptera acutorostrata chromosome 8, mBalAcu1.1, whole genome shotgun sequence, the proteins below share one genomic window:
- the MBD5 gene encoding methyl-CpG-binding domain protein 5 isoform X1: MNGGKECDGGDKDGGLPAIQVPVGWQRRVDQNGVLYVSPSGSLLSCLEQVKTYLLTDGTCKCGLECPLILPKVFNFDPGAAVKQRTAEDVKADEDVTKLCIHKRKIIAVATLHKSMEAPHPSLVLPSPGGGTNATPVVPSRAATPRSVRNKSHEGITNSVMPECKNPFKLMIGSSNAMGRLYVQELPGSQQQELHPVYPRQRLGSSEHGQKSPFRGSHGGLPSPASSGSQIYGDGSISPRTDPLGSPDVFTRNNPGFHGAPNSSPIHLNRTPLSPPSVMLHGSPVQSSCAMAGRTNIPLSPTLTTKSPVMKKPMCNFSTNMEIPRAMFHHKPPQGPPPPPPPSCALQKKPLTSEKDPLGILDPIPSKPVNQNPVIINPTSFHSNVHSQVPVMNVSMPPAVVPLPSNLPLPTVKPGHMNHGSHVQRVQHSASTSLSPSPVTSPVHMMGTGIGRIEASPQRSRSSSTSSDHGNFMMPPLGPQATCSGIKVPPRSPRSTIGSPRPSMPSSPSTKSDGHHQYKDIPNPLIAGMSNVLNTPSSAAFPTASAGSGSVKSQPGLLGMPLNQILNQHNAASFPASSLLSAAAKAQLANQNKLAGNNSSSSSNSGAVAGSGNTEGHSTLNTMFPPAANMLLPTGEGQSGRAALRDKLMSQQKDSLRKRKQPPTTVLSLLRQSQMDSSAVPKPGPDLLRKQGQGSFPISSMSQLLQSMSCQSSHLSSNSSPGCGRSNTALPCSANQLHFTDPSVNSSSLQNPLTQDVPLRGEAVHCHNANTNFVHSNSPVPNHHLAGLINQIQASGNCGMLSQSGMALGNSLHPNPPQSRISTSSTPVIPNSIVSSYNQTSSEAGGSGPSSSIAIAGTNHPAITKTTSVLQDGVIVTTAAGNPLQSQLPIGSDFPFVGQEHALHFPSNSTSNNHLPHPLNPSLLSSLPISLPVNQQHLLNQNLLNILQPSAGEGKSEINLHPLGFLNPNVNAALAFLSSDMDGQVLQPVHFQLLAALLQNQAHAAAMLPLPSFNLTISDLLQQQNTPLPSLTQMTAPPDHLPSDQSENSRAETLLTRPLGNPLPSFAGSDTTFNPLFLPAVTGASGLMALNPQLLGGVLNSASANTANHPEVSIATSSQATTTTTTTSSAVAALTVSTLGGTAVVSMAETLLNISNNAGDTPGPAKLNSNSVVPQLLNPLLGTGLLGDMSSINSTLNNHQLTHLQSLLNNNQMFPPNQQQQQLLQGYQNLQAFQGQSTIPCPANNNPMACLFQNFQVRMQEDATLLNKRISTQPGLTALPENPNTTLPPFQDTSCELQSRIDPSLGQQVKDGLVVGGQGDASIDAIYKAVVDAASKGMQVVITTAVNSTTQISPIPALSAMSAFTASIGDPLSLPSAVSAVIHGRNMGSVDHDGRLRSVRGARLPSNLDHGKNSNEGDGFEYFKSASCHTSKKQWDGEQSPGGERNRWKCEEFLDHPGHIHNSPCHERPNNVSTLPFLPGEQHPILLPPRNCQGDKILEENFRYNNYKRTMMSFKERLENTVERCTHINGNRPRQSRGFGELLSTTKQDLVLEEQSPSSSNSLESSLVKDYIHYNGDFNAKSINGCVPSPSDAKSISSEDDLRNPDSPSSNELIHYRPRTFNVGDLVWGQIKGLTSWPGKLVREDDVHSSCQQSPEEGKVEPEKLKTLTEGLEAYSRARKRNRKSGKLNNHLEAAIHEAMSELDKMSGTVHQIPQGDRQMRPPKPKRRKISR, from the exons TCCCAGTGGGTCTTTGTTATCTTGCTTGGAGCAGGTTAAAACATACCTGCTTACTGACGGAACATGCAAGTGTGGCTTGGAATGTCCTCTTATTCTTCCCAAG GTGTTTAATTTTGATCCTGGAGCTGCTGTGAAACAGAGAACTGCAGAAGATGTTAAAGCAGATGAAGATGTCACAAAGCTATgcatacataaaagaaaaatcattgcaGTGGCCACACTTCATAAAAGCATGGAAGCCCCACATCCTTCTCTGGTGCTCCCCAGTCCCGGAGGAGGAACAA ATGCAACTCCAGTAGTACCTTCACGGGCAGCAACTCCAAGATCTGTAAGAAATAAGTCTCACGAAGGAATTACAAATTCTGTAATGCCTGAATGTAAGAATCCTTTCAAATTAATGATTGGATCATCAAATGCCATGGGAAGGCTATATGTACAAGAACTGCCTGGAAGCCAGCAACAAGAACTCCACCCTGTCTACCCCCGGCAGAGATTGGGCAGCAGTGAACACGGACAGAAATCTCCCTTCCGTGGCAGCCATGGAGGCCTGCCCAGCCCAGCGTCGTCAGGTTCCCAGATATATGGAGATGGCTCAATCTCTCCAAGGACTGACCCACTTGGAAGCCCTGATGTTTTCACAAGAAATAATCCTGGTTTTCATGGAGCTCCCAATTCTAGTCCTATTCACCTGAATAGGACTCCTCTTTCTCCACCTTCAGTAATGCTACACGGTTCTCCTGTACAGTCATCCTGTGCAATGGCTGGAAGGACTAATATACCTCTTTCCCCAACCTTGACTACAAAGAGTCCAGTAATGAAAAAACCAATGTGTAATTTTTCAACTAATATGGAAATACCACGAGCAATGTTCCATCACAAACCACCCCAAGgcccacctccccctcctccaccttcttGTGCTCTTCAGAAAAAGCCATTAACATCTGAGAAAGATCCACTTGGCATTCTTGACCCTATTCCTAGTAAACCGGTGAATCAGAACCCTGTTATTATTAATCCAACTAGTTTCCATTCAAATGTCCACTCTCAGGTACCTGTGATGAATGTAAGCATGCCTCCTGCTGTTGTTCCTTTGCCAAGTAATCTCCCTTTGCCAACCGTAAAACCTGGCCACATGAATCATGGGAGTCATGTACAAAGAGTTCAGCATTCAGCTTCAACCTCCCTGTCCCCTTCTCCAGTGACATCCCCAGTGCACATGATGGGGACTGGAATTGGAAGGATTGAGGCATCGCCCCAAAGATCACGCTCATCTTCCACATCATCAGATCACGGAAATTTCATGATGCCACCTCTAGGACCCCAGGCCACTTGTAGTGGTATTAAGGTTCCACCCAGGTCACCAAGGTCAACAATAGGGTCCCCAAGGCCATCAATGCCATCAAGCCCTTCTACCAAGTCCGATGGACATCATCAGTACAAGGATATCCCTAACCCATTAATTGCTGGAATGAGTAATGTACTAAATACCCCAAGCAGTGCAGCTTTTCCTACTGCATCTGCCGGAAGCGGTTCTGTAAAGAGTCAGCCTGGTTTGCTGGGAATGCCTTTAAATCAGATCTTGAACCAGCACAATGCTGCCTCCTTTCCAGCAAGTAGTTTACTCTCAGCAGCAGCCAAAGCACAGCTAGCAAATCAAAACAAACTTGCTGGTAACAACAGTAGCAGCAGTAGCAATTCTGGAGCTGTTGCTGGCAGTGGCAACACTGAAGGACATAGCACTTTAAACACCATGTTCCCTCCTGCTGCCAACATGCTTCTCCCAACAGGTGAAGGGCAAAGTGGTCGAGCAGCACTAAGAGATAAGCTGATGTCTCAGCAAAAAGACTCACTGCGGAAAAGAAAACAGCCACCTACCACAGTGTTGAGTTTGCTCAGACAGTCTCAAATGGATAGTTCTGCAGTTCCTAAACCTGGACCCGACTTGCTAAGGAAGCAGGGTCAGGGGTCGTTTCCCATCAGTTCAATGTCTCAGTTACTACAGTCTATGAGTTGTCAAAGCTCTCACTTGAGTAGCAATAGTAGCCCGGGTTGTGGGCGCTCAAATACTGCTTTGCCTTGCTCTGCTAACCAGCTGCATTTTACAGACCCCAGTGTGAACTCCAGTAGTCTTCAGAATCCACTGACACAGGACGTACCTTTAAGAGGGGAAGCCGTGCACTGCCACAATGCAAACACTAACTTTGTTCACAGTAACAGTCCAGTCCCAAACCACCATCTTGCAGGTTTAATAAATCAGATTCAGGCTAGCGGGAACTGTGGGATGCTCAGTCAGTCGGGCATGGCCTTAGGAAATTCATTACATCCCAATCCACCTCAGTCAAGAATTTCAACGTCCTCCACTCCAGTGATACCAAACAGCATTGTTAGCAGCTATAATCAAACAAGTTCTGAAGCAG GCGGTTCAGGACCATCATCCTCCATAGCCATAGCTGGCACCAACCACCCTGCCATCACAAAGACAACATCTGTTCTTCAAGACGGCGTCATAGTCACCACCGCAGCTGGAAACCCACTGCAGAGTCAGCTGCCCATTGGGAGTGATTTTCCTTTTGTTGGCCAGGAGCACGCACTTCATTTTCCATCCAACAGCACTTCAAACAACCATCTTCCACACCCCTTGAACCCCAGCCTCCTCAGTTCTCTACCTATCTCTTTGCCAGTGAATCAACAGCATCTCCTAAACCAGAATCTATTAAATATCCTCCAGCCTTCAGCAGGAGAAGGCAAGTCTGAGATCAACCTCCACCCTTTAGGTTTTCTCAACCCGAATGTAAACGCTGCTTTAGCTTTTCTCTCCAGTGACATGGATGGGCAGGTATTGCAGCCTGTTCACTTTCAACTCTTAGCAGCCCTGCTTCAGAACCAAGCCCACGCAGCTGCCATGCTTCCCCTGCCATCTTTCAATCTGACCATCTCAGATCTTTTGCAACAGCAAAATACCCCTTTACCCTCATTAACACAGATGACAGCCCCACCAGACCATTTGCCAAGCGATCAGTCAGAGAACAGCCGAGCTGAGACCCTTTTAACCAGGCCCCTGGGGAACCCTTTACCAAGCTTTGCAGGCAGTGACACTACTTTTAACCCCCTGTTCCTCCCAGCTGTCACTGGGGCCTCGGGATTAATGGCCTTGAATCCCCAGCTGTTGGGAGGTGTCCTGAACTCGGCATCGGCCAACACCGCTAATCATCCAGAGGTTTCCATAGCAACTTCTTCCCAGGCAACCACTACCACAACCACTACATCATCAGCAGTGGCAGCACTGACTGTCTCAACACTTGGTGGGACAGCAGTGGTGTCAATGGCAGAAACATTGCTGAATATATCTAATAATGCTGGGGATACACCTGGTCCAGCTAAACTGAACAGTAACTCTGTGGTGCCACAGCTACTTAACCCTCTACTGGGGACAGGTCTGCTTG GTGACATGTCCTCAATAAACAGTACTTTGAATAACCATCAACTGACTCATCTACAGTCGCTGTTAAACAACAATCAGATGTTTCCTCCAaatcagcaacagcagcagctTCTTCAGGGGTACCAGAATCTCCAGGCTTTTCAAGGACAGTCCACAATTCCTTGCCCAGCTAACAATAACCCCATGGCTTGTCTGTTTCAGAACTTTCAG GTGAGAATGCAGGAAGATGCAACTCTCCTAAACAAAAGAATAAGCACTCAGCCGGGGCTCACAGCACTTCCCGAAAATCCAAACACTACACTTCCACCTTTCCAAGATACATCTTGTGAGTTGCAATCGCGGATTGACCCATCTCTTGGTCAACAGGTGAAGGATGGCCTCGTTGTGGGTGGCCAAGGTGATGCTTCCATAGATGCTATTTACAAAGCAGTTGTTGATGCAGCCAGCAAAGGAATGCAGGTTGTCATCACCACTGCAGTCAACAGTACAACTCAGATCAGCCCCATTCCAGCTCTGAGTGCCATGAGTGCCTTCACTGCTTCAATTGGTGACCCATTAAGTCTCCCCAGTGCTGTCAGTGCGGTCATTCATGGACGAAACATGGGCAGTGTTGATCATGATGGTAGGCTGAGAAGTGTAAGAGGGGCTCGGCTGCCCAGCAATCTGGACCATGGGAAAAACTCAAACGAAGGAGATGGGTTTGAATATTTCAAGTCGGCAAGTTGCCacacatctaaaaaacagtgggATGGGGAGCAAAGCCCTGGAGGGGAGCGAAACAGGTGGAAGTGTGAGGAATTTTTAGATCATCCAGGCCATATCCACAATAGTCCTTGTCACGAAAGACCCAACAATGTCTCTACACTGCCATTTCTGCCTGGGGAACAGCACCCAATACTGTTACCACCAAGAAACTGTCAAGGGGATAAAATTCTGGAGGAAAATTTCAGGTATAATAACTACAAAAGAACTATGATGAGTTTTAAGGAGAGACTAGAGAACACTGTGGAAAGATGTACACACATCAATGGGAACAGACCTCGACAGAGTCGGGGCTTTGGAGAGCTGCTGAGCACCACAAAGCAAGACCTGGTCCTAGAGGAGCAATCTCCAAGCTCCTCAAATAGTTTGGAAAGTTCTCTGGTCAAAGACTACATCCATTACAATGGAGACTTTAATGCCAAAAGCATTAACGGGTGTGTACCTAGCCCTTCAGACGCTAAAAGCATTAGTAGTGAAGATGACCTAAGGAATCCAGACTCCCCTTCTTCAAATGAATTGATACATTATAGGCCAAGGACGTTCAACGTTGGCGACTTGGTCTGGGGCCAAATCAAAGGACTGACTTCCTGGCCTGGAAAATTAGTAAGAGAAGACGACGTTCAcagttcttgtcaacaaagcccCGAGGAAGGGAAG
- the MBD5 gene encoding methyl-CpG-binding domain protein 5 isoform X3: protein MNGGKECDGGDKDGGLPAIQVPVGWQRRVDQNGVLYVSPSGSLLSCLEQVKTYLLTDGTCKCGLECPLILPKVFNFDPGAAVKQRTAEDVKADEDVTKLCIHKRKIIAVATLHKSMEAPHPSLVLPSPGGGTNATPVVPSRAATPRSVRNKSHEGITNSVMPECKNPFKLMIGSSNAMGRLYVQELPGSQQQELHPVYPRQRLGSSEHGQKSPFRGSHGGLPSPASSGSQIYGDGSISPRTDPLGSPDVFTRNNPGFHGAPNSSPIHLNRTPLSPPSVMLHGSPVQSSCAMAGRTNIPLSPTLTTKSPVMKKPMCNFSTNMEIPRAMFHHKPPQGPPPPPPPSCALQKKPLTSEKDPLGILDPIPSKPVNQNPVIINPTSFHSNVHSQVPVMNVSMPPAVVPLPSNLPLPTVKPGHMNHGSHVQRVQHSASTSLSPSPVTSPVHMMGTGIGRIEASPQRSRSSSTSSDHGNFMMPPLGPQATCSGIKVPPRSPRSTIGSPRPSMPSSPSTKSDGHHQYKDIPNPLIAGMSNVLNTPSSAAFPTASAGSGSVKSQPGLLGMPLNQILNQHNAASFPASSLLSAAAKAQLANQNKLAGNNSSSSSNSGAVAGSGNTEGHSTLNTMFPPAANMLLPTGEGQSGRAALRDKLMSQQKDSLRKRKQPPTTVLSLLRQSQMDSSAVPKPGPDLLRKQGQGSFPISSMSQLLQSMSCQSSHLSSNSSPGCGRSNTALPCSANQLHFTDPSVNSSSLQNPLTQDVPLRGEAVHCHNANTNFVHSNSPVPNHHLAGLINQIQASGNCGMLSQSGMALGNSLHPNPPQSRISTSSTPVIPNSIVSSYNQTSSEAGGSGPSSSIAIAGTNHPAITKTTSVLQDGVIVTTAAGNPLQSQLPIGSDFPFVGQEHALHFPSNSTSNNHLPHPLNPSLLSSLPISLPVNQQHLLNQNLLNILQPSAGEGDMSSINSTLNNHQLTHLQSLLNNNQMFPPNQQQQQLLQGYQNLQAFQGQSTIPCPANNNPMACLFQNFQVRMQEDATLLNKRISTQPGLTALPENPNTTLPPFQDTSCELQSRIDPSLGQQVKDGLVVGGQGDASIDAIYKAVVDAASKGMQVVITTAVNSTTQISPIPALSAMSAFTASIGDPLSLPSAVSAVIHGRNMGSVDHDGRLRSVRGARLPSNLDHGKNSNEGDGFEYFKSASCHTSKKQWDGEQSPGGERNRWKCEEFLDHPGHIHNSPCHERPNNVSTLPFLPGEQHPILLPPRNCQGDKILEENFRYNNYKRTMMSFKERLENTVERCTHINGNRPRQSRGFGELLSTTKQDLVLEEQSPSSSNSLESSLVKDYIHYNGDFNAKSINGCVPSPSDAKSISSEDDLRNPDSPSSNELIHYRPRTFNVGDLVWGQIKGLTSWPGKLVREDDVHSSCQQSPEEGKVEPEKLKTLTEGLEAYSRARKRNRKSGKLNNHLEAAIHEAMSELDKMSGTVHQIPQGDRQMRPPKPKRRKISR, encoded by the exons TCCCAGTGGGTCTTTGTTATCTTGCTTGGAGCAGGTTAAAACATACCTGCTTACTGACGGAACATGCAAGTGTGGCTTGGAATGTCCTCTTATTCTTCCCAAG GTGTTTAATTTTGATCCTGGAGCTGCTGTGAAACAGAGAACTGCAGAAGATGTTAAAGCAGATGAAGATGTCACAAAGCTATgcatacataaaagaaaaatcattgcaGTGGCCACACTTCATAAAAGCATGGAAGCCCCACATCCTTCTCTGGTGCTCCCCAGTCCCGGAGGAGGAACAA ATGCAACTCCAGTAGTACCTTCACGGGCAGCAACTCCAAGATCTGTAAGAAATAAGTCTCACGAAGGAATTACAAATTCTGTAATGCCTGAATGTAAGAATCCTTTCAAATTAATGATTGGATCATCAAATGCCATGGGAAGGCTATATGTACAAGAACTGCCTGGAAGCCAGCAACAAGAACTCCACCCTGTCTACCCCCGGCAGAGATTGGGCAGCAGTGAACACGGACAGAAATCTCCCTTCCGTGGCAGCCATGGAGGCCTGCCCAGCCCAGCGTCGTCAGGTTCCCAGATATATGGAGATGGCTCAATCTCTCCAAGGACTGACCCACTTGGAAGCCCTGATGTTTTCACAAGAAATAATCCTGGTTTTCATGGAGCTCCCAATTCTAGTCCTATTCACCTGAATAGGACTCCTCTTTCTCCACCTTCAGTAATGCTACACGGTTCTCCTGTACAGTCATCCTGTGCAATGGCTGGAAGGACTAATATACCTCTTTCCCCAACCTTGACTACAAAGAGTCCAGTAATGAAAAAACCAATGTGTAATTTTTCAACTAATATGGAAATACCACGAGCAATGTTCCATCACAAACCACCCCAAGgcccacctccccctcctccaccttcttGTGCTCTTCAGAAAAAGCCATTAACATCTGAGAAAGATCCACTTGGCATTCTTGACCCTATTCCTAGTAAACCGGTGAATCAGAACCCTGTTATTATTAATCCAACTAGTTTCCATTCAAATGTCCACTCTCAGGTACCTGTGATGAATGTAAGCATGCCTCCTGCTGTTGTTCCTTTGCCAAGTAATCTCCCTTTGCCAACCGTAAAACCTGGCCACATGAATCATGGGAGTCATGTACAAAGAGTTCAGCATTCAGCTTCAACCTCCCTGTCCCCTTCTCCAGTGACATCCCCAGTGCACATGATGGGGACTGGAATTGGAAGGATTGAGGCATCGCCCCAAAGATCACGCTCATCTTCCACATCATCAGATCACGGAAATTTCATGATGCCACCTCTAGGACCCCAGGCCACTTGTAGTGGTATTAAGGTTCCACCCAGGTCACCAAGGTCAACAATAGGGTCCCCAAGGCCATCAATGCCATCAAGCCCTTCTACCAAGTCCGATGGACATCATCAGTACAAGGATATCCCTAACCCATTAATTGCTGGAATGAGTAATGTACTAAATACCCCAAGCAGTGCAGCTTTTCCTACTGCATCTGCCGGAAGCGGTTCTGTAAAGAGTCAGCCTGGTTTGCTGGGAATGCCTTTAAATCAGATCTTGAACCAGCACAATGCTGCCTCCTTTCCAGCAAGTAGTTTACTCTCAGCAGCAGCCAAAGCACAGCTAGCAAATCAAAACAAACTTGCTGGTAACAACAGTAGCAGCAGTAGCAATTCTGGAGCTGTTGCTGGCAGTGGCAACACTGAAGGACATAGCACTTTAAACACCATGTTCCCTCCTGCTGCCAACATGCTTCTCCCAACAGGTGAAGGGCAAAGTGGTCGAGCAGCACTAAGAGATAAGCTGATGTCTCAGCAAAAAGACTCACTGCGGAAAAGAAAACAGCCACCTACCACAGTGTTGAGTTTGCTCAGACAGTCTCAAATGGATAGTTCTGCAGTTCCTAAACCTGGACCCGACTTGCTAAGGAAGCAGGGTCAGGGGTCGTTTCCCATCAGTTCAATGTCTCAGTTACTACAGTCTATGAGTTGTCAAAGCTCTCACTTGAGTAGCAATAGTAGCCCGGGTTGTGGGCGCTCAAATACTGCTTTGCCTTGCTCTGCTAACCAGCTGCATTTTACAGACCCCAGTGTGAACTCCAGTAGTCTTCAGAATCCACTGACACAGGACGTACCTTTAAGAGGGGAAGCCGTGCACTGCCACAATGCAAACACTAACTTTGTTCACAGTAACAGTCCAGTCCCAAACCACCATCTTGCAGGTTTAATAAATCAGATTCAGGCTAGCGGGAACTGTGGGATGCTCAGTCAGTCGGGCATGGCCTTAGGAAATTCATTACATCCCAATCCACCTCAGTCAAGAATTTCAACGTCCTCCACTCCAGTGATACCAAACAGCATTGTTAGCAGCTATAATCAAACAAGTTCTGAAGCAG GCGGTTCAGGACCATCATCCTCCATAGCCATAGCTGGCACCAACCACCCTGCCATCACAAAGACAACATCTGTTCTTCAAGACGGCGTCATAGTCACCACCGCAGCTGGAAACCCACTGCAGAGTCAGCTGCCCATTGGGAGTGATTTTCCTTTTGTTGGCCAGGAGCACGCACTTCATTTTCCATCCAACAGCACTTCAAACAACCATCTTCCACACCCCTTGAACCCCAGCCTCCTCAGTTCTCTACCTATCTCTTTGCCAGTGAATCAACAGCATCTCCTAAACCAGAATCTATTAAATATCCTCCAGCCTTCAGCAGGAGAAG GTGACATGTCCTCAATAAACAGTACTTTGAATAACCATCAACTGACTCATCTACAGTCGCTGTTAAACAACAATCAGATGTTTCCTCCAaatcagcaacagcagcagctTCTTCAGGGGTACCAGAATCTCCAGGCTTTTCAAGGACAGTCCACAATTCCTTGCCCAGCTAACAATAACCCCATGGCTTGTCTGTTTCAGAACTTTCAG GTGAGAATGCAGGAAGATGCAACTCTCCTAAACAAAAGAATAAGCACTCAGCCGGGGCTCACAGCACTTCCCGAAAATCCAAACACTACACTTCCACCTTTCCAAGATACATCTTGTGAGTTGCAATCGCGGATTGACCCATCTCTTGGTCAACAGGTGAAGGATGGCCTCGTTGTGGGTGGCCAAGGTGATGCTTCCATAGATGCTATTTACAAAGCAGTTGTTGATGCAGCCAGCAAAGGAATGCAGGTTGTCATCACCACTGCAGTCAACAGTACAACTCAGATCAGCCCCATTCCAGCTCTGAGTGCCATGAGTGCCTTCACTGCTTCAATTGGTGACCCATTAAGTCTCCCCAGTGCTGTCAGTGCGGTCATTCATGGACGAAACATGGGCAGTGTTGATCATGATGGTAGGCTGAGAAGTGTAAGAGGGGCTCGGCTGCCCAGCAATCTGGACCATGGGAAAAACTCAAACGAAGGAGATGGGTTTGAATATTTCAAGTCGGCAAGTTGCCacacatctaaaaaacagtgggATGGGGAGCAAAGCCCTGGAGGGGAGCGAAACAGGTGGAAGTGTGAGGAATTTTTAGATCATCCAGGCCATATCCACAATAGTCCTTGTCACGAAAGACCCAACAATGTCTCTACACTGCCATTTCTGCCTGGGGAACAGCACCCAATACTGTTACCACCAAGAAACTGTCAAGGGGATAAAATTCTGGAGGAAAATTTCAGGTATAATAACTACAAAAGAACTATGATGAGTTTTAAGGAGAGACTAGAGAACACTGTGGAAAGATGTACACACATCAATGGGAACAGACCTCGACAGAGTCGGGGCTTTGGAGAGCTGCTGAGCACCACAAAGCAAGACCTGGTCCTAGAGGAGCAATCTCCAAGCTCCTCAAATAGTTTGGAAAGTTCTCTGGTCAAAGACTACATCCATTACAATGGAGACTTTAATGCCAAAAGCATTAACGGGTGTGTACCTAGCCCTTCAGACGCTAAAAGCATTAGTAGTGAAGATGACCTAAGGAATCCAGACTCCCCTTCTTCAAATGAATTGATACATTATAGGCCAAGGACGTTCAACGTTGGCGACTTGGTCTGGGGCCAAATCAAAGGACTGACTTCCTGGCCTGGAAAATTAGTAAGAGAAGACGACGTTCAcagttcttgtcaacaaagcccCGAGGAAGGGAAG